A stretch of the Bacteroidota bacterium genome encodes the following:
- the rpmJ gene encoding 50S ribosomal protein L36, with translation MKVRTSIKKRSVDCKIVRRKGVLYVINKKNPKFKQRQG, from the coding sequence ATGAAAGTTAGAACATCAATTAAAAAAAGAAGTGTTGACTGCAAAATCGTTCGCAGAAAGGGCGTTTTGTATGTAATCAACAAAAAGAATCCTAAATTTAAACAAAGACAAGGATAA
- the rpsK gene encoding 30S ribosomal protein S11, whose translation MAKTNQTTTTAKAAAKKRVVKVDAVGEAHINATFNNIIISLTNLSGQVISWSSAGKMGFRGSKKNTPYAAQLAAQDCAKVAHDSGLRKVKVFVKGPGAGRESAIRTLAGAGIEVTEIMDITPIPHNGCRPPKRRRV comes from the coding sequence ATGGCTAAAACAAACCAAACAACAACTACAGCAAAAGCTGCAGCAAAGAAAAGAGTTGTAAAAGTAGATGCAGTGGGCGAAGCTCACATTAATGCAACATTTAACAACATTATTATCTCATTAACAAACTTAAGCGGACAAGTTATTTCTTGGTCAAGTGCTGGTAAAATGGGATTCCGTGGATCTAAAAAAAATACACCTTATGCTGCTCAATTAGCTGCTCAGGATTGTGCTAAAGTTGCACACGATTCTGGTTTGAGAAAAGTAAAAGTATTCGTAAAAGGACCTGGTGCAGGCCGTGAATCTGCTATCCGTACTTTAGCCGGTGCTGGAATAGAAGTTACGGAAATTATGGATATTACACCAATTCCTCACAACGGTTGCCGTCCTCCAAAACGTAGAAGAGTATAA
- the infA gene encoding translation initiation factor IF-1 — MAKQASIEQDGTILEALSNAMFRVELENGHVITAHISGKMRMHYIKILNGDKVKIEMSPYDLTKGRISYRYK; from the coding sequence ATGGCTAAACAAGCGTCAATTGAGCAGGATGGAACAATTTTGGAAGCATTGTCAAATGCAATGTTTCGTGTTGAGCTCGAAAATGGACATGTGATTACAGCTCACATTTCAGGGAAGATGCGAATGCACTATATAAAAATATTAAATGGTGATAAAGTGAAAATTGAAATGTCACCGTACGATTTAACAAAAGGAAGAATTTCATACAGATACAAATAA
- the rplQ gene encoding 50S ribosomal protein L17, with the protein MRHGDKINNLGRKSAHRKAMLANMASSLILHKRINTTLAKAKALRTYVEPILTKSKEDSTHSRRTVFAYLGNKEAVEMLFKDISTKIADRPGGYTRILKTGGRLGDNADMCFIELVDFNENMLAAKAPAKAKTSRRGGKKKSTDTTAKTTGKSEESTDDDAKSE; encoded by the coding sequence ATGAGACACGGAGATAAAATAAATAATTTAGGTAGAAAATCTGCTCACCGCAAAGCGATGTTAGCGAATATGGCAAGTTCATTGATTCTACATAAACGTATCAACACAACTCTTGCTAAAGCGAAAGCATTAAGAACGTATGTTGAGCCAATTTTAACAAAATCAAAAGAGGATTCTACACATTCAAGACGTACTGTTTTTGCTTATTTAGGCAATAAAGAAGCGGTTGAAATGCTTTTTAAAGACATCTCTACAAAGATTGCTGACCGTCCGGGTGGATATACTCGTATCCTTAAAACAGGTGGACGTTTAGGTGATAATGCTGACATGTGCTTTATCGAGTTGGTAGACTTCAACGAAAATATGTTGGCGGCTAAAGCTCCTGCTAAAGCGAAAACATCAAGACGTGGTGGTAAAAAGAAATCAACAGATACTACAGCTAAAACAACTGGAAAATCTGAAGAATCAACAGATGACGACGCAAAAAGTGAATAA
- a CDS encoding DNA-directed RNA polymerase subunit alpha, which yields MAILAFQKPDKVIMINSSETEGQFEFRPLEPGYGITVGNALRRILLSSLEGHAITTIKIEGVDHEFSTLKGVAEDITEIILNLKQVRFKKQIETTDFEKITVTVTGKTQLTAGDIGKFTSGFQVLNSDLVICNMEPTVKLKLELTIDKGRGYVPAEENKPVNASAGLIPIDSIYTPIKNVQYSIENFRVEQKTDYEKLIMNITTDGSIHPKEALKEAAKILIHHFMLFSDERITLDTEEKMATEEFDETSLHMRQLLKTKLVDMDLSVRALNCLKAADVETLADLVSFAKHDLLKFRNFGKKSLTELEDLVANKGLTFGMNLAKYKLDKE from the coding sequence ATGGCAATTTTAGCTTTTCAAAAACCTGATAAGGTGATTATGATTAACTCAAGTGAAACGGAAGGTCAATTTGAGTTCCGTCCACTAGAGCCTGGTTATGGTATTACTGTTGGTAATGCTTTAAGAAGAATTTTATTGTCTTCTTTAGAAGGTCATGCGATCACTACTATCAAAATCGAAGGCGTTGATCACGAGTTTTCTACACTTAAAGGTGTTGCTGAAGATATTACTGAAATTATTTTGAACTTAAAACAAGTTCGTTTCAAAAAACAAATCGAAACTACTGATTTTGAAAAAATCACTGTTACTGTTACTGGTAAAACTCAGTTGACTGCAGGCGATATCGGTAAATTTACTTCAGGTTTCCAAGTATTAAATTCAGATTTAGTTATCTGTAACATGGAACCAACTGTTAAGTTGAAATTAGAATTAACCATTGATAAAGGTCGTGGTTATGTTCCAGCTGAAGAGAACAAGCCTGTAAATGCGTCTGCCGGTTTAATTCCAATTGACTCAATTTACACGCCAATCAAAAATGTTCAATACAGCATCGAGAACTTCCGTGTGGAGCAAAAAACAGATTACGAGAAGTTGATTATGAATATTACAACTGACGGATCTATTCACCCGAAAGAAGCGTTGAAAGAAGCGGCTAAAATTTTAATTCATCACTTCATGTTATTCTCTGATGAGCGTATCACTTTAGATACCGAAGAGAAAATGGCTACTGAAGAGTTTGATGAAACATCATTGCACATGCGTCAGTTGCTTAAAACGAAATTAGTTGATATGGATTTATCTGTTCGTGCTTTAAATTGCTTAAAAGCTGCAGATGTTGAAACGTTAGCTGATTTAGTATCTTTTGCAAAACACGATCTTTTAAAATTCAGAAATTTTGGTAAAAAATCACTTACCGAATTGGAAGATTTAGTTGCAAACAAAGGCTTGACTTTTGGAATGAACTTAGCAAAATATAAATTAGATAAAGAATAA
- the rpsD gene encoding 30S ribosomal protein S4, whose translation MARYIGPKSRIARKFKEPIFGPDKVLEKKNYPPGQHGLSKKRAKQSEYAVQLQEKQKAKYTYGILERQFAKIYTMAQRAHGVTGEVLLQLIESRIDNVVYRMGIAPTRSGARQLVGHRHITVNGNVVNIPSYILKAGDVIAVRERSKTLEVINNSVAGATNSYPWMDFDKSTMTGKFISVPERVQIPENIKEQLIVELYSK comes from the coding sequence ATGGCAAGATACATCGGCCCTAAGTCAAGAATAGCAAGAAAGTTCAAAGAACCAATTTTTGGTCCTGATAAAGTTTTAGAAAAAAAGAACTACCCTCCGGGACAACACGGTTTGTCAAAAAAACGTGCTAAACAATCGGAATATGCTGTTCAGTTACAAGAAAAACAAAAAGCAAAATATACATACGGTATTTTAGAGCGTCAGTTTGCTAAAATTTATACAATGGCACAGCGTGCACATGGTGTTACAGGTGAAGTGTTGTTACAATTAATCGAATCTCGTATTGATAACGTTGTTTATCGTATGGGGATTGCACCTACTCGTAGTGGGGCTCGCCAATTGGTTGGTCACCGTCACATCACTGTAAATGGTAATGTGGTAAATATCCCTTCTTACATTTTGAAAGCAGGTGATGTTATTGCAGTTCGTGAGCGCTCAAAAACGTTAGAGGTAATCAACAACAGTGTTGCTGGTGCTACTAACTCTTATCCTTGGATGGATTTTGATAAATCTACAATGACTGGAAAATTCATTTCAGTTCCTGAAAGAGTTCAAATCCCTGAGAATATTAAAGAACAACTAATTGTCGAGTTGTACTCTAAATAA
- the rpsM gene encoding 30S ribosomal protein S13, with translation MARIAGIDLPNNKRGEIGLTYIYGIGRSTAQKVLTEAGIDWNIKVQDWNDAQLTAIRTILTDKYKLEGALRSEVQLNIKRLMDIGAYRGIRHRVGLPVRGQTTKNNARTRKGKRKTVANKKKVTK, from the coding sequence ATGGCTAGAATTGCAGGTATTGACTTACCAAACAACAAAAGAGGAGAAATCGGTTTAACTTATATCTACGGGATAGGCCGCAGTACTGCTCAAAAAGTATTAACAGAAGCTGGTATTGATTGGAATATCAAAGTTCAAGATTGGAACGATGCACAATTAACTGCAATCCGTACCATCTTAACTGATAAATATAAATTAGAAGGTGCTTTGCGTTCTGAAGTTCAATTGAACATCAAACGTTTGATGGATATTGGTGCATACAGAGGGATTCGTCATCGTGTTGGTTTACCAGTTCGTGGTCAAACAACTAAAAATAACGCACGTACTAGAAAAGGTAAGCGTAAAACAGTTGCTAACAAGAAAAAAGTAACTAAATAA